A window of Synergistaceae bacterium genomic DNA:
AACAAGTTTGAGATAAGCTGCCGCGTCGGTGCGGTCCCGTGCCCGGAATATCTTAGACAGACACCTATATCTCCAAGTGATATGTTCCGATACGGAGAGATTACGATGCGCCTGGCAAAAAACCCTGACAATATGTTTATTCTGAACGCAAAGACGTACAAATCCATCATGAAAGAACTTGACATAGAGAGGGACCTTGCCCAATCAATCATAAAGAATGAACTTGAGCTTTACTACCAGCCGATATATGACTCAATAAACGACCGCATATATTCTGTGGAGGCATTACTGCGCTGGCACAGCGTCAGGCATGGGGATATACTGCCAAAAACATTCATCCCTATGGCAGAAAAAAGCGGCTTCATAAACCAGCTTGGCGATTTTGTCATTGACAGTGCCATGGCATTTGCCTCGCAACTTAAGGATAAAGATGTCAAAGTCCAGTTTAACGTATCAACCATACAGCTCATGCAGTCGGATTTTGCAGACAGACTGCTTGCAAAGTTCCGTAAACACTGTCTGTCGCACTTCAGTGTAGGCATGGAGATAACCGAGGCATGCTTCCTTGAAAATGCGCCGGGAACACGTGAAAAACTTGGAAGGCTTAGGGCTTGCGGGATAATGGTCTTTATAGATGATTTTGGAACAGGCTATTCATCTTTCTCATACCTGAAAGACATGCCTGCAGACTGTCTTAAAATTGACAAGACGTTCGTCGGAGGGCTTGAGACATCAAATAAACAGAAGACCATCATCAAGGCAATTTCATACATGGCAGATGCACTTGGTATGCTCGCCATCGCCGAAGGTGTCGAGACAAAAGAACAGCTTGACCTTGTGCTTCAAAGCGGCTGCAGATATGTCCAGGGTTTCCTCATAGCTAAGCCGATGCCTGCAAAAGACGTTATTGATTTTATAAATGGGTTTAATTCCGAGGATTAAGTATGCCGTGTTCTTTCCTGCGGATTTTATACGTGCGGTAAAGCCATATGATCCCGCAAATAATGGCTGATACGGATATATATTGCCCGATATGCAGAGCAGAAGCAGGTTCTGTCATACGTAAACTGTCAAAGGCAAGCCTGTAGGAACCGTAAAGTATCAGAAACAGGGGGAAGAGTATAGCGCTTCCCCCTATTTTAATGTCATGTTCAGGTATCTTTCTTTCCGCTGTGAAGAGAAAAAGGGCTATCATCAGCCCTGCTGCCGATTCCGAAAGCTGCGACGGAAATCTATAGAAACCCGCCGCGTCAAACGGAAAATATACCGCCCACCAAGGCTGTTTGGCGAAAAAATATCCTACGCCGACACAGCAGCCGTTAAGGAAGCATCCTATCCTTCCGATCCCGATCATCACTGCCGCTGGTATCGATGAGGCCTCAGCAAAATCATCAACTGAAATTTTAAGTTTTCTAAGCCGGTAAACTCCGGCAAGTCCGCCGCACAGCATACCGGGAACAGAGGAGAGCCCGCCCTTTAATATTTCATCTGCGGTCGTCATGCCGGCAAGCCAAAGCGGAAGTTTTTCTGCCGCATTGCCGACGATTGCGCCAAGAATCGCCGCAGAATATATCCAGACAATTACAGAAGAAACATCATCCCAATCCATACCGAACTTCCTGATCGCCCTGTTTCTCGTCCATAGGATAAAGACCAGCAAAGCAAAAGTCCACAGCACATAATAGCTGCGGACTTCAATGAACGAAATTTTAAACAGTACAGGATACATCCGGCTATCTAACGGGCGCGGGTGCGCCTTCTGCCGCCATTATCAGAGCCATGCGCCGGACATACGACAACTCGCCTTGTGGGCTCTTCGCCTATCGAGCGTGTCTCAACCTCCCTGTTCTCCTTGAGTGCGATGTGTACTATACGGCGTTCCCAGCTTGACATAGGTTCGAGGCTGACCGGATAACCCTTGCGGAGGGCCTCTCTTGCTATTGATTCCGCAAGGCGGGTAAGGGCCTGCTCTCTGCGACTGCGATATCCGCCGCAGTCAAAACGGACACGTCTTGTTGACATGTCGTCGTGACATACAAGGTTAGTAAGATATTCCAGTGCTTTGAGCGTCTCCCCGTATCTCCCTATTACCACTCCGACATCCTCTCCCACAAGATTGATGGTTCCGTCGTCATTGAGCTCAGGTATAAGATCAAGTCCCATTTTTTCAAGAACTTCATTGACGAAATGGCATGACTTAATGTAAGAGACGGGAGCAAAAGGACTGACTTCGATTTTATAGGAACTCCCCAGAAGACCGAAAAGTTTTTTGTCCTCCGATATAACGGTAGCTTCGACATCTGTCGGTTTTATGCCCCAGAGTTCAGCAGCTTTCACGCGTGCTTCATCAAGCGAGGAACATTCAAGGACCGTTGACTCTATTTCGGGCATCGGTATCTGTTCTTCTCTCTCCATGTTGTTATTCATTGCCTTTTGCCTTCGTTATCGTCATCGTCATCGTCATCTTCATCCTCGTACTCATCTTCGTCATCATCATCATCATCAACTGCGGAAGCGGCAACAGGCTTGTTCTTGTGCAATACCGGCTTTACCTCAAGCTCATGCTTCGTCTTCCTCATGACGAAGTACTGCTGGACTACGCCTATCAGTGAGGAGAGACCCCAATAAAGCATTACTCCGCCGGGCATCGGAAGACATATAAATGCCATAAAGAACGGCATGATAGTGTTCATCATTGCCATCTGAGGATTATTGCCACCTGAAAGTTTCTGCTGTGCCCAAGTAAGAACAGATATGCTTATAAGCAGCACCATGTTGCCTATATACAGGCCGGCATTGGAAAGCCCGGCCGGATTTTTAAGTATCGCTGTAAGCACGGACATTATGCTGTATGTCCCGTTTGCCCCGGCGGAAACACCTAGGGCCTGGGCAAGCCCCGCTGTAGTAGACGAGCCAAGCAGAACACCCATGAAAGACGTATCCGCAAAATCATATGTCCTGAGCACGTTGAACAGTAATATAAGTATAGGAAGCTGTACAAGCAGAGGAAGACAGCCTGCCGCGGGGTTGATCTTATTCTCCTTGTAGAGGCGCATTGTCTCCTGACTTAGTTTTTCCTTGTCATCAGCATATTTTTCCTGAATTACCTTCAGCCTGGGCTGGATTTTCTGCATCTGCTGCATGCTGACCATCTGTTTCTGATTGAGAGGGTATAGCACGACCCTTACCGCGATAGTAAGCAATACTATCGAAAGACCGTATGAGTTTGTTATTGCGTAGAAAAAATCAAGGATCGCGAGGAGCAGTTGGCTTGCTCCGGTCCAAATTGCGCTCAATGCCTTCACCTAACCTTTCGAGGTCTTTTTAAATAATCTTCCTATCCGTATCCGTTGAATTTCTTCAGGCTCAGGGACCGGGTCAAACCCTCCCGGATCCCAAGGCCCGCAGCGGCATATTCGATATAGTCCCAGAAGGGACCCGTAAAAAAAACCATGCTTCTCTAAAGCTTCGACCGCATATTCGGAGCACGAGGGATAGAATCGGCACTTTCCGCCTCCCAGCAGTGGAGAGATCGCCGCCTGATAGAACCTGATAAAAAATACTGCTATTTTTGTGATGAAACTCATCCAGTCTTTATGCGGTCAATTTCCCAGCAAAATCCGGGCCACTCAGGGCTCAAAAGTCCCCTTCTTTTCAGGGAGCGACCGATATCAAGGTAAACATCGCATGCAGAAAGCCCGAGCGCGTTTTCACGCAGGGAGCCCACAATCCACACTCCGTCATTAATCCAAGGCAGAAGTCTGCGGAAGGACTCTCTCATAATCCTGCGTCCTCTCGTGCGCTTTGCCGCAATTGCAATCTTCTTTCCGACAGTCAC
This region includes:
- a CDS encoding ribonuclease P protein component, with product MDFGFAAAVRLRSRWQFDLVFRTGRRETGELVRLFFVERPSGPTLVGVTVGKKIAIAAKRTRGRRIMRESFRRLLPWINDGVWIVGSLRENALGLSACDVYLDIGRSLKRRGLLSPEWPGFCWEIDRIKTG
- the yidD gene encoding membrane protein insertion efficiency factor YidD encodes the protein MSFITKIAVFFIRFYQAAISPLLGGGKCRFYPSCSEYAVEALEKHGFFYGSLLGLYRICRCGPWDPGGFDPVPEPEEIQRIRIGRLFKKTSKG
- a CDS encoding KH domain-containing protein, whose product is MNNNMEREEQIPMPEIESTVLECSSLDEARVKAAELWGIKPTDVEATVISEDKKLFGLLGSSYKIEVSPFAPVSYIKSCHFVNEVLEKMGLDLIPELNDDGTINLVGEDVGVVIGRYGETLKALEYLTNLVCHDDMSTRRVRFDCGGYRSRREQALTRLAESIAREALRKGYPVSLEPMSSWERRIVHIALKENREVETRSIGEEPTRRVVVCPAHGSDNGGRRRTRAR
- a CDS encoding prolipoprotein diacylglyceryl transferase produces the protein MYPVLFKISFIEVRSYYVLWTFALLVFILWTRNRAIRKFGMDWDDVSSVIVWIYSAAILGAIVGNAAEKLPLWLAGMTTADEILKGGLSSVPGMLCGGLAGVYRLRKLKISVDDFAEASSIPAAVMIGIGRIGCFLNGCCVGVGYFFAKQPWWAVYFPFDAAGFYRFPSQLSESAAGLMIALFLFTAERKIPEHDIKIGGSAILFPLFLILYGSYRLAFDSLRMTEPASALHIGQYISVSAIICGIIWLYRTYKIRRKEHGILNPRN
- a CDS encoding YidC/Oxa1 family membrane protein insertase: MSAIWTGASQLLLAILDFFYAITNSYGLSIVLLTIAVRVVLYPLNQKQMVSMQQMQKIQPRLKVIQEKYADDKEKLSQETMRLYKENKINPAAGCLPLLVQLPILILLFNVLRTYDFADTSFMGVLLGSSTTAGLAQALGVSAGANGTYSIMSVLTAILKNPAGLSNAGLYIGNMVLLISISVLTWAQQKLSGGNNPQMAMMNTIMPFFMAFICLPMPGGVMLYWGLSSLIGVVQQYFVMRKTKHELEVKPVLHKNKPVAASAVDDDDDDEDEYEDEDDDDDDDNEGKRQ